From a region of the Paenibacillus lutimineralis genome:
- a CDS encoding transglutaminase domain-containing protein yields the protein MMNQTSVFSLDPKTMDLIERKLRVKREMAHAKEHELFDVFEQDLTEEEAWALKYLYAYMPVNDMADYNSDLFLSYVRQSLEIRKTMPWGSRVPDHLFLHYVLPYRVNTENIEDSRGILHQELNGRTRSLSMADAILETNYWCHEKATYIGSDLRTIAPLSLIRNARGRCGEESTLAVAALRSIGIPARQVYTPRWAHCDSNHAWVEAWADGTWYYIGACEPEARLNQGWFSPPARRAMLINTRIYADYPGPEDITLADDWFTEINLLENYAPTRTITVSVKDEEGRPVSEAQVHFELYNTAEFYPIATIPTNEQGEAVFKTGLGDLLIRAVKNGVWGEQKITVADNDRIEMVLDQTEQPNGTHDLDMVPPPEREGETVQALSEEHIQHHNLRLEAGTKLRTSFEDTFMTEAAASELATEVGLPADRVWDVLCKARGNSHEIAAFIREQSRELGEWPLRLLESLNEKDLVDTFRDTLRDHLHASLGVRGKLAEDVFTQYVLCPRVLHEMIVPYKHFFQEAFTSKEAAAFKADPAVLARRLDEPYSRREDLPNLKGKGNPVGTYKLMAGDPVSLDILFVAICRSLGIPARLHPSELKPQYLADGVWVDAVLNTTAPRDEAAKSWGGIRLLKDASASADAPEAAYFENFSFARMEHGVYKTLLFDEGKKDVYDQPFEVEPGSYRMTTGVRLKDGAVQVRFTYFLVRAGEETDVVLTFRHVEHEIPVLGTMDGQTMLTRLDGASCQLGELIGERGALVAWIEPEREPTKHLFREIGELTDAFTELDAPIVLIIGDAEWTTSFDPADYPQLPKSTLFIRDASYGALSDIISQSPAHEAGFPHLFVLDEADQIRYTASGYKIGTGKESLQVLSVIRQ from the coding sequence ATGATGAACCAGACTTCCGTATTTTCATTGGATCCTAAGACGATGGATCTCATAGAGCGCAAATTGCGCGTAAAGCGAGAAATGGCCCACGCCAAGGAGCATGAGCTGTTTGACGTGTTTGAGCAGGACTTGACTGAAGAAGAAGCTTGGGCGCTTAAGTATTTATACGCTTATATGCCTGTGAATGATATGGCGGATTATAACAGCGATTTATTTCTGAGCTATGTGCGGCAGTCACTGGAAATCCGCAAGACAATGCCTTGGGGGAGCCGGGTGCCGGACCATCTATTCTTGCATTATGTATTGCCTTATCGGGTGAATACGGAGAATATCGAGGATTCCCGGGGCATTCTGCATCAAGAATTGAATGGGCGCACGAGATCGCTGTCCATGGCTGATGCGATTCTAGAGACGAATTATTGGTGCCATGAGAAGGCGACCTATATTGGCAGCGACCTGCGCACAATCGCACCGCTGTCGCTGATCCGGAATGCGCGTGGACGCTGTGGTGAGGAATCGACCCTTGCTGTAGCTGCCCTGCGCAGCATCGGCATCCCGGCTCGCCAGGTATATACGCCGCGCTGGGCGCATTGCGACAGCAACCATGCTTGGGTGGAAGCTTGGGCCGATGGGACCTGGTATTATATCGGAGCTTGCGAGCCCGAGGCCCGCTTGAACCAGGGATGGTTCAGCCCGCCTGCACGGAGAGCCATGCTGATCAACACGCGGATTTATGCCGATTATCCGGGGCCAGAGGATATTACATTAGCCGACGATTGGTTCACCGAAATCAATTTGCTTGAAAATTATGCCCCAACGCGTACAATTACCGTCTCTGTCAAAGACGAAGAAGGCCGGCCTGTCAGCGAAGCGCAGGTGCACTTTGAACTATATAATACAGCTGAATTTTACCCGATTGCTACGATTCCGACGAATGAACAGGGGGAAGCCGTCTTTAAGACGGGCCTTGGAGATCTGTTAATTCGAGCTGTCAAGAATGGGGTATGGGGCGAGCAGAAGATAACGGTTGCGGATAACGACCGTATCGAGATGGTTCTGGATCAGACGGAGCAGCCAAACGGAACACATGATCTGGACATGGTGCCGCCGCCGGAGCGGGAAGGTGAGACTGTCCAAGCATTAAGTGAGGAACACATTCAACATCATAACCTTCGTCTGGAAGCAGGAACGAAGCTTCGCACATCGTTTGAGGATACGTTCATGACCGAAGCGGCTGCATCGGAATTGGCTACTGAAGTAGGGCTGCCTGCGGATCGGGTATGGGATGTATTGTGTAAAGCACGCGGCAACAGCCACGAGATCGCTGCTTTTATACGCGAACAATCGAGAGAACTTGGGGAGTGGCCGCTACGGTTGCTTGAGAGCCTGAATGAGAAGGATCTGGTGGATACCTTCCGAGATACGTTGAGGGATCATTTACATGCTTCTTTGGGTGTACGTGGGAAACTTGCAGAGGATGTGTTTACCCAGTATGTATTATGTCCGCGTGTGCTTCATGAAATGATCGTTCCATATAAGCATTTCTTCCAGGAAGCATTCACGAGTAAAGAAGCGGCGGCGTTCAAGGCCGATCCAGCCGTGCTGGCTCGTCGTCTTGACGAGCCATACAGTCGACGCGAGGACCTGCCGAACCTGAAAGGCAAAGGTAATCCCGTAGGTACCTACAAGCTCATGGCTGGCGACCCTGTCTCGCTGGATATATTATTCGTCGCAATTTGCCGCAGCCTAGGTATTCCGGCGCGACTGCATCCAAGCGAGCTGAAGCCACAATATTTGGCAGACGGCGTCTGGGTAGATGCTGTTCTGAATACAACGGCTCCACGTGATGAAGCGGCTAAGTCCTGGGGTGGGATCAGATTGCTTAAGGATGCTTCAGCTTCTGCTGATGCTCCGGAGGCTGCGTATTTTGAGAATTTTTCATTTGCGCGGATGGAGCATGGGGTGTATAAGACGCTTCTCTTCGACGAGGGGAAGAAGGATGTGTACGATCAGCCTTTTGAAGTGGAACCAGGATCATACCGGATGACAACCGGGGTACGCCTGAAGGATGGAGCAGTGCAGGTTCGCTTCACTTATTTCCTGGTTCGTGCCGGGGAAGAGACAGATGTCGTGTTAACATTCCGACACGTGGAGCATGAAATTCCGGTGCTGGGAACGATGGATGGCCAAACGATGTTGACGAGGCTGGATGGTGCAAGTTGCCAGCTTGGCGAGCTGATCGGCGAACGCGGAGCGTTGGTTGCCTGGATTGAGCCGGAACGCGAACCGACCAAGCATCTGTTCCGTGAAATTGGAGAATTGACTGATGCATTCACGGAGCTTGATGCTCCCATCGTATTGATCATTGGCGATGCCGAGTGGACCACCTCCTTTGATCCGGCTGATTATCCACAGCTGCCGAAGTCGACTCTGTTTATCCGTGATGCCTCCTACGGTGCATTATCGGACATCATCTCGCAGTCCCCAGCACATGAAGCTGGCTTCCCGCATTTGTTCGTACTGGATGAAGCAGACCAGATTCGTTACACGGCCTCGGGATACAAGATCGGTACTGGGAAGGAATCGTTGCAAGTGTTATCGGTAATACGGCAATAA
- a CDS encoding alpha-L-fucosidase, producing MQQWFEDAKLGIFIHYGIYAVDGVAESWSFYNGRMSYEQYMEQLEGFTASRFNADEWVELIEKSGAKYAVLTTKHHDGVALFDTQYSDLNVVKSTSAGRDLIKEYAEAMHKKGLRVGMYYSLIDWSHPDYPSVYEGGKVPDDLSKVNRFASPLDGVQDEEKWQKFLEFNNNQLKEVLTNYGQVDLLWFDGDWERSAEQWNLPEFKQYLKSFNPDLIINSRLQGHGDYKTPEQGLPITRPEGPWEFCTTINSSWGYMPTDNNYKTLNQIIRMFCDCISMGGNMLLDIGPREDGTIDQRQVDILLGLGEWIRTHEEAIYGTEEGIMSRYYLGGSTLSKDRKTLYLFVYDDPKENVCLKGLCNKIQKITVLHSGKELTHDIHGGVPWFNIPGTTWIHLTSEDTHEQVTVLKLEFDEEIEMYGGSGAVVTHN from the coding sequence ATGCAGCAATGGTTTGAGGACGCTAAACTAGGCATTTTTATTCACTATGGCATTTACGCGGTAGATGGTGTGGCGGAATCATGGTCTTTTTATAACGGGAGAATGTCGTATGAGCAGTACATGGAGCAATTGGAGGGCTTCACCGCTTCGCGCTTTAACGCCGATGAGTGGGTGGAACTGATTGAGAAGTCTGGGGCTAAATATGCGGTGTTGACGACGAAGCACCATGACGGGGTAGCACTGTTTGATACGCAGTATAGCGATCTAAATGTGGTGAAGAGTACATCGGCGGGGCGTGATTTGATCAAGGAATATGCTGAGGCGATGCATAAGAAGGGGCTGCGGGTCGGAATGTACTATTCGCTAATCGACTGGTCGCATCCGGATTATCCGAGTGTGTATGAAGGCGGCAAAGTTCCGGACGATCTAAGCAAGGTTAACCGCTTCGCAAGTCCGCTGGATGGGGTGCAGGATGAAGAGAAATGGCAGAAGTTCCTCGAATTCAATAATAATCAGCTCAAAGAAGTATTAACGAATTATGGGCAGGTGGATCTGCTCTGGTTCGATGGGGACTGGGAACGTAGCGCGGAGCAGTGGAACCTGCCGGAGTTCAAGCAATATCTGAAGTCCTTTAACCCTGATTTGATCATTAATTCACGGCTTCAAGGTCACGGCGATTATAAGACACCGGAGCAGGGACTGCCGATCACGAGACCTGAAGGACCATGGGAGTTCTGCACTACGATCAACAGCTCTTGGGGATATATGCCGACTGACAATAACTATAAGACATTGAACCAGATTATTCGTATGTTCTGCGATTGCATCTCGATGGGCGGGAATATGCTGCTGGATATCGGGCCTCGAGAAGATGGAACGATCGACCAGAGACAGGTAGATATTTTGCTTGGCCTTGGCGAATGGATACGCACCCATGAAGAAGCGATCTACGGAACCGAAGAAGGCATTATGTCGCGATATTACCTGGGAGGGAGCACGCTGTCCAAGGACCGGAAGACGTTGTACTTGTTTGTGTACGATGATCCGAAGGAAAATGTATGCCTGAAAGGGCTGTGCAACAAGATCCAGAAAATTACGGTGCTGCATTCGGGCAAAGAACTGACGCATGACATTCATGGCGGCGTACCTTGGTTCAACATTCCGGGAACGACATGGATTCATCTGACGTCTGAGGATACCCATGAGCAGGTAACGGTGTTGAAACTGGAATTTGATGAGGAAATTGAGATGTACGGTGGTTCCGGAGCCGTCGTTACACATAACTGA
- a CDS encoding helix-turn-helix domain-containing protein, with product MKLNYFKSKLFLKYIWSYLFILLIPLVFMTVLIYKNAVTSLRTEIEQSRLAQLTQAKVVIDGRIKELSEIATRISYDKRLAKYQVHDPITNSESIQALDQYKATSSMIGEIYLYFHNDDKIYSSKGLNDFDVFTDNLRFETWDRNALFLDLNRAKYPTIRPTDIVSNSNGVQKSMLAYLIPITPNSSNPFATVMYLINESELSNLVNTILGSYEGQTYIIDNEGHVLVNNRQGKVLSSAETKSLLGDIKPGIEERVIGGVAQSIVSVKSQSNGWTYVTMMPNSQFFSSVVHIRSFMLLLFIIVVIVGVAIALLLARMQYQPISMLAHFAAGKSGSDQVNRNAGNELERIRNALQEYSSKVDLQEPFARHHFLTMLLKFGHAQSITPELREAFGLEFNRSHYFVMVIGWDDDDHSDIQEYQDMIALLTQIEFPELSAHGYGVELSRMDQLGLIINFDLEDESAAFNYIHLITEAVRANLLEGFDIVPTIGVGSSYTNFDQLNQSYIEACSAFEMRLTEHGSVNYFDKLTTMHDHTYWIPSNLLLKLSQSLKQGSYDVAAQIIHSAFVSLQSSGLSALYIRCICFDLLNTILKTVDELGSSHHLVQEITTHLLHSSSMDELENSLLELASDACKQVEQNEHQEEQSIIDRIIVYIDEHYMNHTLSLDTVAFEFGISPSHASRTFKEKLGINFVQYVWQKRMEEVKSQLKSTNDSIKNIITNVGYMDAPNFIRKFKKETGYTPGQYRKQFSSCDNLDASESDLHS from the coding sequence TTGAAACTGAACTATTTTAAATCCAAATTGTTTCTGAAATATATCTGGTCTTATTTATTCATACTACTTATTCCCTTGGTATTCATGACCGTGCTGATTTATAAAAACGCTGTCACAAGTCTCCGTACAGAAATCGAACAGTCACGCCTTGCCCAATTAACGCAGGCAAAAGTAGTTATAGACGGACGGATTAAGGAACTGAGCGAGATTGCTACCCGCATATCCTATGACAAAAGGCTTGCCAAATACCAGGTTCATGACCCTATCACCAACAGCGAATCCATCCAAGCTCTGGATCAATATAAAGCAACGAGCTCTATGATTGGCGAGATTTATTTGTATTTTCATAATGACGATAAAATTTACTCCAGCAAAGGCTTGAACGATTTCGATGTGTTCACAGACAATCTGCGCTTTGAGACCTGGGACAGGAACGCCCTGTTCCTCGATCTCAACCGTGCCAAGTATCCAACGATTCGACCAACCGACATCGTCAGCAACTCTAACGGAGTGCAGAAGTCGATGCTGGCTTACTTAATACCCATTACACCGAATAGTTCGAATCCGTTTGCCACCGTCATGTATCTCATCAATGAATCCGAGCTATCAAATCTGGTCAACACAATTCTAGGTAGTTACGAGGGCCAGACGTATATTATCGATAACGAGGGGCATGTGCTCGTCAACAACCGCCAAGGAAAAGTGCTATCAAGCGCAGAGACAAAATCATTGCTAGGCGACATCAAACCTGGTATTGAAGAACGTGTCATCGGCGGTGTCGCTCAATCGATCGTATCCGTCAAATCACAATCCAATGGTTGGACCTATGTGACGATGATGCCTAATTCGCAATTTTTCAGCAGTGTCGTTCACATTCGCAGCTTCATGCTCCTACTCTTCATCATCGTTGTCATCGTTGGCGTCGCAATCGCTCTCCTGCTGGCCAGAATGCAGTATCAACCGATCTCAATGCTTGCCCATTTCGCTGCAGGCAAGTCCGGCTCAGATCAAGTGAATAGAAATGCCGGCAATGAGCTTGAACGCATTCGCAATGCCTTGCAAGAGTACAGTTCCAAGGTTGATCTGCAAGAGCCATTCGCCCGCCATCATTTTCTGACGATGCTGCTCAAATTCGGTCATGCTCAGAGCATTACGCCAGAATTACGTGAAGCGTTTGGCCTGGAATTCAACCGTTCTCATTACTTCGTAATGGTCATCGGCTGGGATGACGATGACCACAGCGACATCCAAGAATATCAGGATATGATCGCACTACTCACACAGATTGAATTCCCGGAACTATCTGCCCATGGATACGGTGTTGAACTATCGCGAATGGACCAGCTTGGCCTGATCATCAACTTTGATCTGGAAGACGAGTCCGCTGCATTCAATTATATCCACTTAATTACAGAAGCGGTGCGTGCCAATTTGTTAGAAGGTTTCGATATTGTACCGACGATCGGAGTTGGGTCATCGTATACCAACTTCGATCAGCTTAATCAATCCTACATTGAGGCTTGCTCGGCCTTCGAAATGCGATTGACAGAACATGGGTCCGTGAATTATTTTGATAAGCTAACGACGATGCATGATCATACGTACTGGATTCCGAGCAATCTTCTTCTGAAATTGTCACAGAGTCTGAAGCAAGGCAGCTACGACGTCGCGGCGCAAATTATTCATTCTGCCTTCGTCAGTCTGCAATCTTCCGGACTCTCGGCCCTATATATTCGCTGTATCTGTTTCGATCTGCTCAATACCATTTTGAAGACTGTAGATGAGCTGGGCAGTTCCCACCATCTCGTCCAAGAGATCACAACGCATCTGCTGCATAGTAGCTCCATGGATGAGCTGGAGAACAGCTTGCTAGAACTCGCTTCCGACGCCTGTAAGCAGGTCGAGCAGAACGAACATCAGGAGGAGCAATCGATCATTGATCGCATCATCGTCTATATTGATGAACACTATATGAATCATACGCTGAGCCTTGATACTGTTGCCTTCGAGTTCGGTATCTCGCCGTCCCATGCTAGCCGTACCTTCAAGGAGAAGCTGGGTATCAACTTCGTCCAATATGTATGGCAGAAGAGAATGGAAGAAGTGAAGAGTCAGCTCAAGTCGACCAATGATTCGATCAAGAACATTATCACGAATGTTGGATATATGGATGCGCCGAACTTCATCCGCAAGTTTAAAAAAGAGACAGGCTACACGCCAGGTCAATATCGCAAACAGTTCTCATCCTGCGATAATCTAGACGCATCAGAAAGCGACTTGCATAGCTAA
- a CDS encoding carbohydrate-binding family 9-like protein → MNLSGVPEPRIKYAPKHYICQRAEGPLGLDGRLDKPFWQKAEWTEDFVDIEGDLRPRPAKQTRVKMLWDDEYFYFGAELIEDQIWATLTERDSVIFYDNDFEIFIDPDGDTHQYYEFEINALNTVWDLLLVKPYRDGGPPVNGWDIAGLKTAVHIDGELNRPDAENRKWSVEVAIPWKILKECAPETRSPIPGEFWRVNFSRVEWQTEAKNGEYSKVLNPDTGKPFPEDNWVWSPMGIINMHYPELWGYVVFADVSGPSTFVLPQDERIKWELRRLYYRQRNYFEQHGEFTKELDLLLGEDEWSISPMIETTRSLFQITAPSTDGKTMYCIREDGKLWKE, encoded by the coding sequence ATGAATCTTAGTGGAGTACCGGAGCCGAGGATTAAATATGCACCGAAGCATTATATTTGTCAGCGGGCTGAGGGGCCGCTCGGCTTGGACGGGAGACTCGACAAGCCGTTCTGGCAGAAAGCGGAGTGGACGGAGGACTTTGTAGATATTGAAGGCGACCTCCGTCCGAGACCGGCCAAGCAGACCCGTGTCAAAATGCTGTGGGACGATGAATATTTCTATTTTGGTGCGGAGCTGATCGAGGACCAGATCTGGGCAACACTGACGGAACGTGATTCGGTCATCTTCTATGATAATGACTTCGAAATCTTCATTGATCCCGATGGGGATACACATCAGTATTATGAATTCGAGATCAATGCCTTGAACACGGTATGGGACTTGTTGCTGGTTAAGCCTTACCGTGATGGAGGGCCGCCAGTGAATGGCTGGGATATCGCTGGACTGAAGACGGCGGTTCATATTGACGGAGAGCTTAATCGCCCTGATGCTGAGAACCGGAAGTGGAGTGTAGAGGTGGCGATTCCGTGGAAAATCCTGAAGGAATGTGCACCGGAGACTCGTTCGCCGATCCCAGGCGAATTCTGGCGCGTCAACTTCTCCCGCGTGGAATGGCAGACTGAAGCGAAGAACGGGGAGTACAGCAAGGTGCTTAATCCAGATACAGGCAAGCCGTTCCCTGAGGATAACTGGGTTTGGTCCCCGATGGGGATTATCAATATGCATTATCCTGAGCTTTGGGGATATGTTGTATTTGCCGATGTCAGTGGACCGAGTACATTTGTTCTGCCGCAGGATGAGCGGATCAAATGGGAACTGCGCAGGTTGTATTATCGCCAGCGAAATTATTTCGAGCAGCATGGTGAATTTACGAAGGAGCTTGACTTGCTGCTTGGTGAGGATGAATGGAGTATTTCTCCAATGATAGAAACGACGCGGAGCCTCTTCCAGATAACGGCTCCATCAACGGATGGCAAGACGATGTACTGTATTCGCGAAGACGGAAAACTTTGGAAGGAGTGA
- a CDS encoding alpha-L-fucosidase, whose product MSDNKSPANEFESVVEQGVHNYSSEESWVKPQDPLLLERLEWFMDQKLGLMMHWGPYSQLGLVESWALSDVDEEWSRNEIDWDIDAEELKREYFALNRTFNPLRFQPEQWASLAADNGFKYLNFTTKHHDGFCMWDTRTTEYRITGPDCPFHTHKYADITKQLFNAFRARGLGISAYFSKADWHTPYYWAPGMRPGTTTSRGPTYDPKEYPWLWEQFVQFTHEQIMELMTNYGRIDVLWLDAGWVNDYRDQNIRLGEVVEKARQIQPWLLSADRTVGGPYENLITPEQTLPEQALHVPWESCITMGSAFSFRYEDHYKSVRELIHLFIEIVAKGGNLALNVGPQPDGRISRTAISRIQGMGDWLKVYGEAIYGTRICEPYSIGNLHFTQKADKVYAFHLYKDEEARVPQEIVLPLRREVSRIDLIGSYDKLEFRQTEQGVAIRLPDAETGGKAPIVHVFRIQ is encoded by the coding sequence ATGAGCGATAACAAATCGCCTGCCAATGAATTCGAATCTGTCGTTGAACAGGGAGTTCATAATTACAGTAGTGAAGAAAGCTGGGTGAAGCCTCAGGACCCACTGCTGCTTGAGCGTCTGGAGTGGTTCATGGACCAGAAGCTTGGCCTGATGATGCATTGGGGACCATATTCCCAGCTTGGCTTGGTAGAATCCTGGGCGCTGAGTGATGTAGATGAGGAATGGTCGCGCAATGAGATTGACTGGGATATTGATGCGGAGGAGCTTAAGCGGGAATATTTCGCCTTGAACAGGACGTTTAATCCGCTGCGATTTCAGCCTGAACAGTGGGCGAGTCTCGCTGCTGACAACGGGTTTAAGTATTTGAATTTTACGACGAAGCATCATGATGGATTCTGTATGTGGGATACGCGAACGACCGAATACCGTATTACAGGTCCAGACTGTCCGTTCCATACCCATAAATATGCCGATATTACGAAGCAGCTGTTTAATGCCTTCCGCGCCAGAGGACTCGGCATCTCCGCTTATTTCTCCAAAGCGGATTGGCATACGCCGTACTACTGGGCGCCTGGTATGCGCCCGGGAACGACCACATCACGCGGTCCAACCTACGATCCGAAGGAATATCCTTGGCTGTGGGAACAGTTTGTCCAGTTCACGCATGAGCAGATTATGGAGCTCATGACGAACTACGGCCGAATTGACGTGCTATGGCTTGATGCCGGATGGGTGAATGATTACCGCGATCAGAACATCCGCTTAGGCGAGGTCGTGGAGAAGGCACGGCAGATCCAACCGTGGCTGCTATCAGCAGACCGCACGGTGGGAGGTCCTTATGAGAACCTAATTACACCAGAGCAGACGTTGCCAGAACAAGCGCTTCATGTACCTTGGGAGAGCTGTATCACGATGGGGTCGGCCTTCTCATTCCGCTATGAAGATCACTATAAATCGGTTCGCGAATTGATCCATCTGTTCATCGAGATCGTGGCCAAAGGCGGCAATCTGGCTTTAAATGTGGGCCCCCAGCCGGACGGCAGGATATCGAGAACGGCGATTTCTCGTATTCAGGGAATGGGGGATTGGCTGAAGGTGTACGGGGAAGCAATTTATGGAACGCGCATTTGCGAGCCTTATTCGATCGGGAACCTTCATTTTACGCAAAAGGCAGATAAAGTGTACGCCTTCCATCTATACAAGGATGAAGAGGCAAGGGTACCGCAGGAGATCGTATTGCCGTTGCGTAGAGAAGTCAGCCGAATCGACTTGATTGGCAGCTACGACAAGCTGGAGTTCCGCCAAACTGAGCAGGGCGTTGCAATTCGTCTGCCGGATGCGGAGACAGGGGGCAAGGCCCCAATCGTCCATGTCTTTCGGATTCAATAA